ccgcaCCGAGCGCAAACCTCTCGGCCGGCGGGGCGGTTCGggctcttcccctcccaccccctcccctgcctctcaccCCACCGTCCgtccccttccttctccaccGCGGCCACCGAGCACGAGCGGCTTCCGCCCGGACACCCGCCTCCCCGGGCGCCCCCGCAGCGCGCCCGGGCCGGCTGGCGCCTCTCGGTCGCCTAGAGACGAGCCGCCGCCCCCGCCCAGACCCGCGGCCACGGCCGGAAGTGGCTCCTGCCCGGCGGGCGGCTGCGCGGGGGGTGGAGCGCCCGGGAACCCCAGCGCTGCGGCCTGCGGGGCCTCCGCCATCTGTCTGCTTCCACTCCCGCTGTGCAGGCGCGTGCACCTAATCGGGTTGTGCAGCAAAACCCCGCGCCTCGGCCCGACCTCACTGCACGAAAGCAAAAGgggggacccccacccccagggcaaaGCCTTTGCACCAAGAGGTGGCCTACGTCGGTTTCACCTCCTGTCTCGGGAGCTCTGCGCTCTGAGCCGCTTGGCCGGCCGGCCGCCGCCTCGCTTTGCCCACGGTGCCCAGTGCCGGCCCAGCCCGGATCCGTTGGGGATGCCTTCCTAGTTCCCACAAGCAGGCCTGCTTCCTGCAGAAGAACCCAGATGCTGTTTATGCA
This sequence is a window from Prionailurus viverrinus isolate Anna chromosome E3, UM_Priviv_1.0, whole genome shotgun sequence. Protein-coding genes within it:
- the LOC125154333 gene encoding myosin heavy chain IB-like codes for the protein MAEAPQAAALGFPGAPPPAQPPAGQEPLPAVAAGLGGGGGSSLGDREAPAGPGALRGRPGRRVSGRKPLVLGGRGGEGRGRTVGCVTPGKLIHLSEPNGENNGT